ACTCGCCTGATGATTAGCATAGTCGACGGTCCTGAATTGCATGTCCCCGACCAGGAAGGACCAGTAAAGGCATTTACTGGGAACCGTCGTCTCGAGAACCAGTGCCTCATCGTCGGCGATGCGGTACAATCCTTCAAGATAGACCTGTCCGGGGAAGGTTCCCCATGGCTCGACCGCCACGCGGTTCCACATGTTCTTCGCCTGCAGATCCTTCATGTGGTTGAACCAGACCATGCTGTCCCTCTTGACGAAGTCAACTACCGACTGGAGCCTAGTCGAAATGGCTCTGGCCGAGGGGCGGCCGGCGCCGACTGGCGTGTCGAGCCGCTCGATTCCGACAACAGGGTCTCGTTCATTTAGCCAATCGTAGGCGACTGACCGCATGAACATTCCCGTTGAGCGCGGATCCATCTGAACCCACTCCCCGGTATACCCTTGCGGTCGTTCCGCGCTGAGAATAAAGTCGAATTTACCGTCCGCGCTGACTGACATTTGATCGAGGCGGAAGAAGTTGAACATCGACGTTTTATTTTGCTTCGGATCTTGGGAATTGTTCGTGCCTATTAGCTGGATAAAGGTGAAGAGGTTGCTCCCCTTGAACCCGCGCAGCCGATAGATGCCCTTCCCATCGAGCGGAGTGCCATAATAGACGTAGTCCGGATTCGGTGCGGCAATGTTGTAGCCCATGTTGAAAGTCGGCACGAATTGAGGGTTATTAGGATCAACAGTTGCATAGGTTAACCATGCCCGCGAGAGCTGCCCGAACAAAAGATTCCAGGCTTCTTGGCGATTTTGAGGGTCATGCGAGTTGTAGACACTCCCGATCACGTCGTCGCCGGCAGCCGAAAGTGTTGCTATATAATCTTTCCACTCGGGCAGCCTATTTGCCGCCGGAGACTCCGCAGACAGAGGGCTAGCGGTCACAAAAAGGCTGAATATCGCCAATCCATTTATCAGCTTGCGTTTCGGCATATTGATCTCCTGTTTGAGTTCAGAACCGGTAGGCTGCAGATACACCGTATGTTCGTGGATCGCCCGGATAGCCGCTTAGGAACCCCAGCGTCGGAATCGAGGTTGTTCGGTTAAGATACCGCTTGTTAGCGAGGTTCTTCCCGAACACCGAAAAGGTGAATCCATTCGCTAGCTTCGCGGCAAGCGATGCGTTGATTAGCCCGTAGCTCGCCTGTTGGTTGAGGGGGTCATTAGGTGGAACCGGCGCGAAGTAGACGCGCGAGCGCCAAGCGTAATCGGCATGGAGTACAACATCTGTCGAGGCTAGCGACACCGTGTAGTCTCCGCTCAGCGTAAAGGTTGTCTTGGGCGTGTACGCGAACGGCGATCCGGCCACGAGGCCAACCACGGTCGGCGAGAGCTTCTTGTATTTGGCGTCCAGTAAGGCCAACGAGCCGCTGAGCCGGAGGGCGCCCAGCGCAGCTTCGGCTTCAAGCTCGAGACCCCTGATGCGCGCGGTGCCGGCGTTCTGACTAAGGGCGACCGTTGTGCCAGGACCGAAGGCGACATTTGCCAATATCTGGATGTCCGTGAAATCTGACTGGAAGACATCGCCACTGACGCGAAGAGCGCGAGCTACCTCAAACTTGGCACCCAGCTCGTAACTGTCAACTTTCTCCGGCCCGAACGGAAGCAAGGTGTTGGCAGAGACGCCGCGCGTATTGTAACCTCCTGAACGGAAGCCGCGCGACCACTTGAGATAGATTAGCGCATTACTGCTTGGCTTGTAATTCACACCCACGGTCAGCGGCACATATGAAAAGGTCTTGTTCGGCAGTGGAACAAGGCAGGTCGGAACGGTCGCTCCCGTGATCGCGCAGGAAGCAATTGTGCCGGG
The window above is part of the Novosphingobium sp. G106 genome. Proteins encoded here:
- a CDS encoding TonB-dependent receptor codes for the protein MSRSWGSSLVVEGAIGETSIKSITAYREVNRTLNNLDQDATPFEMLQIYRNSSKQHQFSQELQFYGKALDNDLDWIVGAYYFSEKGRDEVISHFVYPLGPNFTITDGTAFNRNLAVFGQVTYSITNQIQFVGGIRYASDRRRLDVYSRNASTTNGAPGTIASCAITGATVPTCLVPLPNKTFSYVPLTVGVNYKPSSNALIYLKWSRGFRSGGYNTRGVSANTLLPFGPEKVDSYELGAKFEVARALRVSGDVFQSDFTDIQILANVAFGPGTTVALSQNAGTARIRGLELEAEAALGALRLSGSLALLDAKYKKLSPTVVGLVAGSPFAYTPKTTFTLSGDYTVSLASTDVVLHADYAWRSRVYFAPVPPNDPLNQQASYGLINASLAAKLANGFTFSVFGKNLANKRYLNRTTSIPTLGFLSGYPGDPRTYGVSAAYRF
- a CDS encoding DUF1214 domain-containing protein, yielding MPKRKLINGLAIFSLFVTASPLSAESPAANRLPEWKDYIATLSAAGDDVIGSVYNSHDPQNRQEAWNLLFGQLSRAWLTYATVDPNNPQFVPTFNMGYNIAAPNPDYVYYGTPLDGKGIYRLRGFKGSNLFTFIQLIGTNNSQDPKQNKTSMFNFFRLDQMSVSADGKFDFILSAERPQGYTGEWVQMDPRSTGMFMRSVAYDWLNERDPVVGIERLDTPVGAGRPSARAISTRLQSVVDFVKRDSMVWFNHMKDLQAKNMWNRVAVEPWGTFPGQVYLEGLYRIADDEALVLETTVPSKCLYWSFLVGDMQFRTVDYANHQASLNAVQATLDSDGKFRAVIAKRDPGVANWLDTGGYNEGVIQGRWNTCDSAPVPTATVVKLSNLSKVLPANTLRISSDERDRRVRDRRLGAQMRRKW